One window of Terriglobia bacterium genomic DNA carries:
- a CDS encoding DUF4159 domain-containing protein yields the protein MLRRGMTFGVVAGLITILAINTFAQFRNSFVLPDPIPEPEQHPGSEFRMARVKYRTSGGGGSHGIRNPWWAIDYPYAEEHFFAALRRVTNITVADREAFVELSDDQIFEYPFLFLQAVGVGDWNPTAKEAANLREHLVRGGFMLVDDFHGERDWAIFEQAIRRVFPDREIVEIPDDDPLMHIFYDLDKKTAIPGDRHLRVGPGGQIYAQMQGPAHWRAIYDDHKRMMVAMNFNIDMGDSWEHADDAFYPVPMTALGYKFGINYVIYAMTH from the coding sequence ATGTTACGGCGAGGTATGACCTTCGGAGTCGTCGCGGGATTGATCACTATTCTTGCGATCAACACGTTTGCTCAGTTCCGCAATTCCTTCGTCCTTCCTGACCCGATCCCCGAACCTGAGCAGCATCCAGGCTCCGAGTTCCGGATGGCACGGGTGAAATACCGGACTTCTGGAGGCGGCGGATCGCATGGAATCCGTAACCCCTGGTGGGCGATCGATTACCCCTATGCCGAAGAGCACTTCTTCGCCGCTCTTCGCCGCGTGACGAACATCACAGTCGCCGATCGGGAGGCGTTTGTCGAACTCAGCGACGACCAGATTTTTGAATATCCGTTTCTGTTCCTTCAGGCCGTCGGCGTCGGCGATTGGAATCCGACGGCCAAGGAGGCCGCAAACCTGAGAGAACATCTGGTTCGCGGCGGCTTCATGCTGGTCGACGATTTCCATGGAGAACGCGATTGGGCGATCTTCGAGCAAGCCATTCGGCGAGTATTCCCGGATCGGGAAATCGTCGAAATTCCGGATGACGATCCTTTGATGCACATCTTCTACGATTTGGACAAAAAGACAGCGATCCCGGGTGACCGCCACCTCCGCGTTGGACCCGGCGGACAAATCTACGCGCAGATGCAGGGCCCTGCGCACTGGCGCGCGATCTATGACGACCACAAGCGCATGATGGTCGCCATGAATTTCAATATCGACATGGGCGATTCCTGGGAACACGCGGACGATGCGTTTTATCCGGTGCCCATGACCGCGCTCGGCTACAAATTCGGAATCAACTACGTAATCTATGCGATGACCCATTGA
- a CDS encoding GntR family transcriptional regulator, with protein MIFRLNHSSGVPLYIQIMDQVKHAVETGALRPGDQLPTMRKLAEDLVMNPNTVIRAYRELEHGGVLELRHGAGAFISDAVVGRSRVMRKAQTAAQSAIERLAALGLSEEEMRRVLENELASFRSGSLMKRENE; from the coding sequence GTGATTTTTCGATTGAATCATTCCTCAGGCGTTCCTCTCTACATACAGATCATGGATCAGGTGAAGCACGCCGTGGAAACAGGCGCGTTACGACCCGGGGATCAACTTCCGACCATGCGAAAGCTCGCTGAAGACCTGGTAATGAATCCGAATACCGTCATCCGGGCTTATCGGGAATTGGAACACGGCGGTGTCCTTGAACTCCGGCATGGAGCCGGAGCATTCATCAGCGATGCAGTGGTTGGCCGCTCCCGGGTAATGCGAAAGGCTCAAACCGCCGCTCAGTCGGCTATTGAGCGGTTGGCGGCATTGGGTCTGAGCGAAGAGGAAATGCGGAGAGTACTGGAGAACGAATTAGCGTCGTTCCGTTCCGGGAGTCTCATGAAGAGGGAAAATGAGTAA
- a CDS encoding VWA domain-containing protein, with product MKRLCIVVALLGCAAPSFAPRGAAQNLKVDVDLVLVNATVTERGGGYVIGLKKKDFHVWEDKVEQQVASLSTESVPISVAIVFDISYSMQSFGAYARQAVLTFLRASNPEDEYCLILFSDKPRVQIDLTKDISKVEQLPFIPYEAVTALYDGVYLGMETLKKASYPKRALIVVTDGGETHSRSTFSNLKDSVGEQNVQIFSIGVEGRINDIVQMTGGYAFHGASLDGLFEKIAIELKNEYVIGYHSTNQTKNGKWRKIELKVDPPPGLSKLSIRGKTGYHAAAQ from the coding sequence GTGAAACGCCTGTGTATCGTCGTTGCCCTGCTCGGTTGCGCCGCGCCTTCGTTTGCCCCCCGTGGTGCGGCTCAGAACCTAAAGGTCGATGTCGATCTCGTGCTGGTGAACGCGACCGTCACCGAGAGGGGCGGCGGTTACGTGATTGGGTTAAAGAAGAAGGATTTTCATGTATGGGAAGACAAAGTAGAGCAGCAGGTCGCGTCTTTGTCCACCGAGAGTGTTCCAATCAGCGTGGCCATAGTCTTCGACATAAGTTATAGCATGCAGTCGTTCGGGGCTTATGCCCGTCAGGCAGTGCTGACGTTCCTCCGCGCTTCGAACCCAGAAGACGAATACTGCCTCATTTTGTTCAGCGACAAACCACGCGTCCAAATCGACCTGACCAAAGATATTTCAAAAGTGGAACAGCTGCCGTTTATCCCCTATGAAGCCGTCACGGCCCTGTATGATGGCGTCTACCTTGGAATGGAAACACTCAAAAAAGCGTCTTATCCGAAACGGGCATTGATCGTTGTTACCGACGGCGGCGAAACACATAGCCGGTCCACCTTCTCAAATTTGAAGGATTCTGTCGGAGAACAGAACGTGCAGATTTTTTCCATCGGCGTCGAAGGCCGTATTAACGATATCGTGCAAATGACGGGCGGGTACGCATTCCACGGTGCGTCTTTGGATGGCCTTTTTGAGAAGATCGCGATCGAACTGAAGAACGAATACGTCATCGGCTATCACTCGACGAACCAAACCAAAAACGGAAAATGGCGCAAGATCGAACTTAAGGTCGACCCCCCTCCCGGTCTTAGCAAACTGAGCATCCGCGGCAAAACCGGCTATCATGCCGCGGCGCAGTGA
- a CDS encoding DUF488 family protein, whose amino-acid sequence MPVDVVRLGSPRKRHEGLRLGTVRRPPRGVPKTQFAKRDFYDVWLPVLSPSQELVSFILGSEDEKSWKVFERKYRAEMNKPDASRLLDLLALLSHQTSFSVGCYCENENRCHRSILRKLLEEHGAELAE is encoded by the coding sequence GTGCCTGTTGATGTCGTCAGACTCGGCTCCCCACGGAAGCGCCATGAAGGCCTGCGGCTCGGCACCGTCCGCCGTCCGCCGCGCGGCGTGCCGAAAACACAGTTCGCGAAGCGCGACTTCTACGATGTCTGGTTGCCCGTCCTGTCCCCCAGCCAGGAGTTGGTGAGCTTCATACTGGGATCGGAGGACGAGAAGTCGTGGAAGGTGTTCGAGCGCAAGTATCGGGCGGAAATGAACAAGCCGGATGCCTCGCGGCTGCTGGACCTGCTTGCGCTTTTGTCGCATCAAACCAGCTTTTCAGTAGGTTGCTACTGCGAGAACGAAAATCGCTGCCACCGCTCCATTCTGAGGAAACTCCTGGAGGAGCACGGCGCAGAGCTGGCAGAATGA
- a CDS encoding NAD(P)/FAD-dependent oxidoreductase, which yields MEFEAVVVGSGPNGLAAAIEVARAGHSVCVLEARDTIGGGARSAEFTLNGFIHDVCSAIYPMAFASPFFNSLPLAKYGLEWIHPAAALAHTFDDGTAAVLEKSVERTAAALGGDARAYTRCFAPLAEHSDELMPELLSPLIRIPRHPFLMASFGIQGIQAASGFARRQFRGVRAQALFGGIAAHSNMPLDAALTATFGLILGMLGHAGGWPIVKGGAQRLSEALGAHLQSLGGRIFTGRRVKSFHDLPPAKAVFFDLAPREILAITGNRFSPSYRKQLESFRHGPGVFKVDWALSGHVPWKAPECLRAGTVHIGGTLEEISISEKAAAEGRIAERPFVLFAQQTLFDPSRAPAGQHTAWGYCHVPNGSTADMTGRIEAQIERFAPGFRDCIIGRHTISATDYEAYNPNLIGGDISGGLMNIRQVLARPTLRRFPYRTPVPGLFICSSSTPPGGAVHGMCGYHAARAALSGILGRSAQS from the coding sequence GTGGAATTTGAAGCAGTGGTCGTTGGATCTGGTCCGAACGGTCTTGCGGCGGCGATCGAGGTTGCCCGCGCAGGTCATTCCGTATGCGTCCTCGAAGCGCGGGACACCATAGGCGGCGGAGCGCGCTCGGCTGAATTCACGCTCAACGGCTTCATTCATGATGTTTGCTCCGCCATTTATCCGATGGCGTTTGCATCGCCTTTCTTCAACAGTCTTCCCCTTGCCAAATACGGTCTGGAGTGGATTCATCCCGCAGCGGCGCTGGCGCACACGTTCGACGACGGGACCGCGGCGGTTTTAGAAAAATCCGTCGAGCGCACAGCCGCCGCGCTTGGCGGCGACGCCCGCGCGTATACCAGATGCTTTGCGCCGCTTGCCGAACATTCGGACGAGTTGATGCCTGAACTTCTTTCGCCGCTCATCCGCATCCCTCGCCATCCATTTCTGATGGCGTCCTTCGGAATTCAGGGCATTCAGGCCGCCTCCGGTTTTGCCCGGCGACAATTCCGCGGCGTGAGGGCGCAGGCGCTGTTTGGCGGGATCGCCGCCCATTCGAACATGCCGCTCGACGCTGCGCTTACGGCAACCTTCGGTCTGATCCTCGGAATGCTTGGCCACGCCGGGGGATGGCCGATCGTGAAGGGTGGAGCCCAGAGACTCTCCGAAGCGCTGGGGGCTCATCTTCAATCCCTGGGAGGCCGGATATTCACAGGCCGGCGAGTGAAGTCGTTTCACGATTTACCACCGGCGAAGGCTGTATTTTTCGATCTGGCGCCTCGAGAGATTCTTGCGATCACCGGAAACCGGTTTTCCCCATCTTATCGGAAACAGCTTGAAAGCTTCCGGCACGGCCCGGGTGTCTTCAAGGTCGACTGGGCGCTGAGCGGCCACGTTCCATGGAAGGCGCCAGAATGCCTGCGCGCCGGAACCGTACATATCGGCGGGACGCTCGAAGAAATCAGCATCTCTGAGAAAGCAGCGGCCGAAGGCCGCATCGCGGAGCGTCCTTTTGTACTGTTTGCGCAACAAACGTTGTTTGATCCGTCGCGGGCGCCGGCAGGCCAGCATACGGCATGGGGCTATTGTCACGTCCCGAACGGATCGACGGCAGACATGACCGGCCGCATCGAAGCGCAAATCGAACGGTTCGCTCCCGGATTCCGCGACTGCATCATTGGCCGGCACACCATATCGGCCACCGACTATGAGGCGTACAATCCGAACCTGATTGGCGGCGATATCAGCGGCGGTTTGATGAATATCCGGCAGGTCCTTGCCCGTCCGACACTGCGGCGGTTCCCGTATCGGACTCCGGTTCCCGGCTTATTCATCTGCTCGTCGTCCACTCCTCCCGGGGGCGCCGTGCATGGGATGTGCGGCTACCATGCAGCTCGTGCCGCTCTATCCGGGATTCTGGGCAGATCAGCGCAATCCTAA